A window from uncultured Desulfobacter sp. encodes these proteins:
- a CDS encoding YkgJ family cysteine cluster protein → MTEHNRLDLTQFKCSGCGVCCRQSGYVRLTAKEPDIIADFLNMDVRDFIEKFTCLTRDRNGLSIIDAPDGACIFLDSDGCRINPVKPAQCRDFPVKWQFSDFEEICEWARKNR, encoded by the coding sequence ATGACGGAACACAATAGATTGGACCTGACACAATTTAAATGCTCAGGATGCGGGGTTTGCTGCAGACAAAGCGGTTACGTCCGCCTGACAGCCAAAGAGCCGGATATCATCGCCGATTTTTTGAATATGGATGTCCGGGATTTTATAGAAAAATTCACCTGCCTGACCAGGGACCGCAACGGCCTTTCAATCATTGATGCCCCGGACGGCGCCTGTATTTTCCTGGACAGTGACGGCTGCCGCATTAATCCTGTCAAACCCGCCCAGTGCCGGGATTTTCCGGTTAAATGGCAGTTCTCTGACTTCGAAGAGATATGTGAATGGGCACGAAAAAACAGATAG
- the yedF gene encoding sulfurtransferase-like selenium metabolism protein YedF — protein MVKELDCRKMDCPAPVLETKKCLESDAVSQIRVMVDNDAAVENVSRFLTYAGFEVGVESDGAVSIVEGTRDQADAVVLDSGPARKSEAQSQSTAADSPAKIMVMAASNKMGVGDDELGAKLMINFIKTLKEMGKELWRLVFVNHGVTLATVDSPVLEDLRELEASGVTILVCGTCLTHLELMEKKAIGQTTNMLDIVTAMQLADKVINI, from the coding sequence ATGGTAAAAGAACTTGACTGCAGGAAGATGGATTGTCCCGCACCTGTACTGGAAACAAAAAAATGCCTGGAGAGTGATGCCGTATCACAGATCCGGGTGATGGTGGATAATGATGCCGCAGTTGAAAACGTCAGCCGGTTTTTAACCTATGCCGGTTTTGAGGTGGGTGTAGAATCCGACGGGGCCGTGTCCATTGTGGAAGGGACCCGGGACCAGGCCGATGCCGTTGTGCTTGATTCCGGACCGGCTCGGAAATCAGAGGCCCAAAGCCAATCAACTGCAGCGGACAGCCCCGCTAAAATCATGGTGATGGCCGCATCCAACAAAATGGGTGTCGGGGATGATGAGCTGGGCGCAAAACTGATGATCAATTTCATCAAAACGTTAAAGGAGATGGGAAAGGAGCTGTGGCGACTGGTTTTTGTCAACCATGGCGTCACCCTTGCCACGGTCGATTCTCCGGTGCTTGAAGACCTGCGCGAACTTGAAGCGTCAGGCGTCACCATTCTGGTGTGCGGCACCTGTCTGACCCATCTGGAACTGATGGAGAAAAAAGCCATTGGTCAGACCACCAATATGCTGGATATTGTGACGGCCATGCAGTTAGCCGACAAAGTCATCAATATTTAG